The Sphingomonas sp. genome contains a region encoding:
- a CDS encoding alginate export family protein: MDGYRNCGNALQSIGFALLLASGTALAQTKPAATVPAASPAGPKLSIEGSVRARMEGIDGQFRPKVDNSIAFASLRTLVAAKLDWGDLNVTGELLDARGYGEGHNSSVKASDVNTIEPLQAFVSYKLHNVLGNQNSLTALAGRFTMTFGAQRLIARADFGNTFPSYLGGRIDYRTKAKDELVLFWTHPIDALPSTMDGIYDNKVELDHVNTGTVFYGADGNLADVGHRLSVGGYVYRLAEQDRPGYQTRNRRLVTFGFRLRRVPAKGKFDVEAEAALQRGEARASNAATDRTDLAVRAGFVHIEGGYTMAEKWAPRISGFFDYASGDGANPAYGRFDSLYGARRADYGPASLFGPVGLANLVSPGIRIEAKPSKRLDLMGAMRGLWLADRTDTFAFTSVRDKSGASGRHAGTEVEVRVRRALIPDRLRAEIGAAYLAKGRFLTRAPNAPHSGDARYGYADLVFKF; the protein is encoded by the coding sequence TTGGACGGCTATCGGAATTGCGGAAATGCGTTGCAGAGCATCGGCTTCGCACTGCTTCTTGCGTCGGGTACCGCGCTTGCGCAGACCAAGCCCGCCGCAACGGTGCCCGCGGCTTCGCCTGCCGGTCCCAAACTGAGTATCGAGGGCAGCGTTCGCGCGCGGATGGAAGGCATTGACGGCCAGTTCCGCCCCAAGGTCGACAACAGCATCGCCTTCGCGTCGCTGCGCACCCTCGTGGCCGCGAAGCTTGACTGGGGCGACCTGAACGTCACCGGCGAGTTGCTGGACGCGCGCGGCTATGGCGAAGGGCATAACAGCTCGGTCAAGGCCAGCGACGTCAACACGATCGAGCCGCTCCAGGCGTTCGTCAGCTACAAGCTGCACAATGTCCTTGGCAACCAGAACAGCCTGACCGCCCTGGCCGGCCGCTTCACCATGACCTTCGGTGCCCAGCGCCTGATCGCCCGTGCCGATTTCGGCAACACCTTCCCCTCCTATCTCGGGGGGCGGATCGACTATCGCACCAAGGCAAAGGACGAGTTGGTCCTGTTTTGGACCCATCCTATCGACGCGCTGCCGAGCACGATGGATGGGATCTACGACAACAAGGTCGAACTCGATCACGTCAATACCGGCACGGTGTTCTACGGGGCCGACGGCAACCTCGCCGATGTCGGCCACAGGCTCAGCGTCGGTGGCTATGTCTATCGGCTCGCCGAGCAGGATCGCCCGGGGTATCAGACCCGCAATCGCCGGCTGGTGACATTTGGTTTTCGCCTTCGCCGTGTGCCTGCCAAGGGCAAGTTCGATGTCGAAGCGGAAGCTGCGCTGCAGCGGGGCGAGGCGCGCGCCAGCAACGCTGCGACGGACCGCACCGATCTGGCCGTGCGCGCCGGCTTCGTCCATATCGAAGGCGGGTACACGATGGCCGAGAAATGGGCGCCACGCATCTCGGGCTTCTTCGATTATGCCAGCGGCGACGGCGCCAATCCCGCCTATGGCCGGTTCGATTCGCTGTATGGCGCCCGACGCGCCGATTACGGCCCGGCCTCGTTGTTTGGTCCGGTCGGCCTCGCAAACCTCGTGTCGCCGGGCATTCGGATCGAAGCAAAGCCTTCGAAGCGGCTGGATCTCATGGGGGCGATGCGCGGACTCTGGCTTGCCGACCGCACCGATACGTTCGCCTTCACGAGCGTGCGCGACAAAAGTGGCGCCTCTGGCCGCCACGCCGGCACCGAAGTCGAAGTGCGCGTTCGCCGCGCGCTGATCCCGGATCGCCTCCGCGCCGAAATCGGGGCAGCCTATCTCGCCAAGGGCCGCTTTCTGACGCGCGCGCCGAACGCACCGCACAGCGGCGATGCCCGCTATGGCTATGCCGATTTGGTGTTCAAGTTCTGA
- a CDS encoding methyl-accepting chemotaxis protein, with protein MFAFLDDWPLTKKMLAAFSFLGLLLVGLAINGWVSNRDLTGIARKHVEVSVAGMSNMSDVISDIKEMRIIVYSHYNALTDEERAKLQKRLDTASDELDKDIKAFAAVADPSMAGDIAQMTTIKGQLDDTNRRIFAADLIDKDAGLKLIKGEGKERSHDALDQAQKILDTLRKASEEANARGNASSMTALILTIGLSLLSIAALGVVWLVINRTIARPMAALARVTKTLAEGGSATVPSLGRGDELGEIARAVEQFRLSAQERAQIDARAATEQQMVTNTVRESLVRVAQGDLTADVTADFPAAYAELKANLNEALASLRELIGSVTASTQRIRTGSSEIAQASEDLARRTEANAAALEETAAAVTQMDQRLKATATAAGSTVQRADQAISVVSSGRSTADEAVQAMTRVSESAKGIDSVIEGLDKIAFQTRVLAMNAAVEAGRAGEAGRGFAVVADLVSALAMRAEEEAGRARDQLTATQADIVTAVGMVEKVDGALSNISSDVGEVHQLLGRIASDNHAQSSAISEISDTIGTMDQSTQQNAAMVEETSAAARNLTSEVASLAEQAERFNIGKTVGGARVPSSTKPIAPRAGSKSRAAGGGGYVSPVKPMATVSAGSDDWTSF; from the coding sequence ATGTTCGCATTTCTCGATGATTGGCCTCTCACCAAAAAGATGCTGGCGGCGTTCAGCTTTCTCGGTTTGCTGCTGGTTGGTCTCGCCATCAACGGATGGGTCTCCAATCGTGACCTGACCGGCATTGCCCGAAAGCATGTCGAGGTCAGCGTCGCCGGCATGTCGAACATGAGCGACGTGATCAGTGACATCAAAGAAATGCGCATCATCGTCTACAGCCACTACAATGCGCTGACCGACGAGGAGCGTGCCAAGCTGCAGAAGCGCCTCGACACCGCCTCTGACGAGCTGGACAAGGATATCAAGGCGTTCGCTGCCGTCGCCGATCCGTCGATGGCCGGTGACATCGCGCAGATGACGACGATCAAGGGCCAGCTTGACGACACCAACCGCCGCATCTTCGCAGCCGACCTGATCGACAAGGACGCCGGGCTCAAGCTGATCAAGGGCGAGGGCAAGGAACGTTCGCACGACGCGCTCGATCAGGCGCAGAAGATTCTCGACACGCTGCGCAAGGCGTCCGAGGAAGCCAATGCGCGCGGCAACGCCTCGTCGATGACCGCGCTGATCCTCACGATCGGGCTGTCGCTGCTTTCGATTGCAGCGCTCGGCGTGGTTTGGCTGGTGATCAACCGCACCATCGCCCGACCGATGGCGGCGCTTGCACGCGTTACCAAGACGCTGGCGGAGGGCGGATCGGCCACGGTGCCGAGCCTGGGTCGCGGCGACGAGTTGGGCGAAATCGCGCGCGCGGTCGAGCAGTTCCGCCTCTCGGCGCAGGAACGCGCGCAGATCGACGCGCGTGCCGCTACCGAGCAACAGATGGTGACCAACACCGTCCGCGAGAGCTTGGTCCGCGTCGCGCAAGGCGACCTGACCGCCGACGTGACTGCAGATTTCCCTGCCGCCTATGCCGAGCTCAAGGCGAACCTCAACGAAGCGCTCGCGTCGCTCCGCGAACTGATCGGATCGGTGACGGCATCGACCCAGCGTATCAGGACCGGCTCGAGCGAGATCGCGCAGGCGAGCGAAGACCTCGCGCGCCGTACCGAAGCCAACGCCGCTGCGCTGGAAGAGACCGCCGCTGCCGTCACCCAGATGGACCAGCGGCTGAAAGCCACCGCCACCGCCGCGGGGAGCACCGTGCAGCGCGCGGATCAGGCGATCAGTGTCGTTTCGTCGGGTCGCAGTACCGCCGACGAAGCCGTGCAGGCGATGACGCGCGTCTCCGAAAGCGCCAAGGGCATCGACAGCGTCATCGAAGGCCTCGACAAGATCGCCTTCCAGACGCGCGTGCTCGCGATGAACGCCGCGGTCGAGGCCGGACGCGCGGGAGAGGCGGGCCGCGGTTTCGCGGTCGTGGCCGATCTCGTCTCCGCGCTCGCGATGCGCGCCGAGGAAGAAGCCGGCCGGGCCCGCGATCAGCTGACCGCGACGCAGGCAGACATCGTTACCGCAGTGGGCATGGTCGAGAAGGTGGATGGCGCGCTGTCCAACATCTCGAGCGACGTCGGCGAGGTGCACCAGTTGCTCGGCCGCATCGCCAGCGACAACCATGCCCAGTCCTCGGCGATTTCCGAGATTTCGGACACAATCGGCACGATGGACCAGTCAACCCAACAGAACGCGGCGATGGTGGAGGAAACCTCGGCAGCAGCGCGCAACCTCACCTCCGAGGTGGCGTCGCTGGCCGAGCAAGCCGAACGTTTTAACATCGGCAAGACCGTCGGCGGCGCGCGCGTGCCCAGCAGCACCAAGCCGATTGCACCCCGCGCCGGCAGCAAATCCAGGGCGGCGGGCGGCGGCGGTTATGTCTCGCCGGTGAAGCCGATGGCGACCGTGTCGGCGGGTTCGGACGATTGGACCTCATTCTGA
- a CDS encoding response regulator — MTRTIYIVDDDDAVRASLHSLLSVRPDLIVRGYRSGDAFLEQEGELDPGVVLLDFHMPGSSGLDVLLKLDRSPKFVPIVLTGQGNVGLAVQAMKAGALDFIEKPYEAEFLLKVIDQAFSKLEEDGEAAARTATAESKIAKLSPRETDVLKGLIEGRSNKIIAYELDISPRTVEIYRANLMEKLEVRSLSEALRIAFAAGLFPKG; from the coding sequence ATGACCCGAACGATCTACATCGTCGATGACGACGATGCTGTCCGCGCGTCGCTGCATAGCCTGCTCTCGGTCCGTCCGGACCTGATCGTGCGCGGCTATCGCTCGGGCGATGCATTTCTAGAGCAGGAGGGTGAGCTAGACCCGGGTGTGGTGCTGCTCGACTTCCACATGCCCGGCTCCAGCGGGCTCGACGTGCTGCTCAAGCTCGATCGCTCGCCCAAGTTTGTGCCGATCGTTCTCACCGGTCAGGGCAATGTCGGCCTGGCGGTGCAGGCGATGAAGGCCGGCGCGCTCGATTTCATCGAAAAGCCCTACGAGGCCGAATTCCTTCTCAAGGTGATCGACCAGGCCTTCTCCAAGCTGGAAGAGGATGGCGAGGCCGCGGCGCGCACCGCGACCGCCGAAAGCAAGATCGCCAAGCTGTCGCCGCGCGAGACCGATGTTCTGAAGGGTCTGATCGAAGGCCGATCGAACAAGATAATCGCCTATGAGCTCGACATCAGCCCGCGCACGGTAGAGATCTACCGCGCCAATCTGATGGAAAAGCTGGAAGTCCGAAGCCTGTCCGAAGCGCTGCGCATCGCCTTCGCCGCGGGCTTGTTCCCCAAGGGTTGA